The following are from one region of the Magallana gigas chromosome 6, xbMagGiga1.1, whole genome shotgun sequence genome:
- the LOC105343003 gene encoding distal membrane-arm assembly complex protein 2 isoform X1 yields the protein MMSCFKSLRPANRIWSRLFLCQTRGYVERDPRAIKMGDLVFEPEYNRHMPDDGKTPFVNLNKMLNVVEADFDKESLKQFMQRKIDVNDIAEQRVDAKTKEKIGKDLAAAYVVVKSGGRIQFAGMDRWIEKKGSHIPLPNHNIPNLKLQVADLTGSSIRYEGLAFLEGTSIKMLILRDCQYIDDFCLSRLYKISNTLEFLDISGCTLVTDNGLAALCKLRNLKGLRINDLPNAGNKALIAAYLLDENPELNVLGVDLPLDHDKEMPETSPEESGQYSDSSTNSSNKPPT from the exons TCCCTAAGACCTGCCAACAGAATATGGTCAAGATTGTTTTTATGCCAGACAAGAGGATATGTAGAAAGAGACCCAAGGGCAATCAAAATGGGAGATTTAGTGTTCGAGCCAGAGTACAATAGGCACATGCCAGATGATGGGAAGACTCCCTTTGTCAACCTCAACAAGATGCTGAATGTTGTGGAGGCGGACTTTGACAAGGAAAGCTTAAAGCAATTTATGCAACGCAAGATAGATGTTAATGATATTGCAGAACAGAG AGTGGATGcgaaaacaaaggaaaaaattgGTAAAGACTTAGCTGCTGCTTATGTGGTTGTAAAGTCAGGGGGGCGTATTCAGTTTGCTGGAATGGACCGATGGATTGAAAAGAAAGGGAGTCATATACCACTACCTAATCACAATATACCTAATCTCAAATTACAAGTGGCAGATCTAACAGGCAGCTCCATCAGATATGAAGGATTAGCATTTCTGG AAGGAACATCAATAAAGATGCTGATTCTAAGGGATTGCCAGTATATTGATGATTTCTGCCTGTCTCGCCTGTATAAGATTAGCAATACTCTGGAGTTCTTGGATATCAGTGGATGTACCCTAGTAACAGATAATGGCCTTGCGGCTCTTTGCAAATTGAG AAATTTGAAAGGTTTACGGATCAATGATTTACCAAATGCTGGGAACAAGGCTTTGATTGCTGCTTATCTGTTAGATGAAAACCCAGAATTGAATGTTCTTGGAGTGGATCTTCCATTAGATCATGATAAAGAAATGCCAGAAACATCACCAGAGGAAAGTGGACAATATTCTGATTCTTCAACCAATTCCTCCAACAAACCACCTACATAA
- the LOC105343003 gene encoding distal membrane-arm assembly complex protein 2 isoform X2 yields the protein MGDLVFEPEYNRHMPDDGKTPFVNLNKMLNVVEADFDKESLKQFMQRKIDVNDIAEQRVDAKTKEKIGKDLAAAYVVVKSGGRIQFAGMDRWIEKKGSHIPLPNHNIPNLKLQVADLTGSSIRYEGLAFLEGTSIKMLILRDCQYIDDFCLSRLYKISNTLEFLDISGCTLVTDNGLAALCKLRNLKGLRINDLPNAGNKALIAAYLLDENPELNVLGVDLPLDHDKEMPETSPEESGQYSDSSTNSSNKPPT from the exons ATGGGAGATTTAGTGTTCGAGCCAGAGTACAATAGGCACATGCCAGATGATGGGAAGACTCCCTTTGTCAACCTCAACAAGATGCTGAATGTTGTGGAGGCGGACTTTGACAAGGAAAGCTTAAAGCAATTTATGCAACGCAAGATAGATGTTAATGATATTGCAGAACAGAG AGTGGATGcgaaaacaaaggaaaaaattgGTAAAGACTTAGCTGCTGCTTATGTGGTTGTAAAGTCAGGGGGGCGTATTCAGTTTGCTGGAATGGACCGATGGATTGAAAAGAAAGGGAGTCATATACCACTACCTAATCACAATATACCTAATCTCAAATTACAAGTGGCAGATCTAACAGGCAGCTCCATCAGATATGAAGGATTAGCATTTCTGG AAGGAACATCAATAAAGATGCTGATTCTAAGGGATTGCCAGTATATTGATGATTTCTGCCTGTCTCGCCTGTATAAGATTAGCAATACTCTGGAGTTCTTGGATATCAGTGGATGTACCCTAGTAACAGATAATGGCCTTGCGGCTCTTTGCAAATTGAG AAATTTGAAAGGTTTACGGATCAATGATTTACCAAATGCTGGGAACAAGGCTTTGATTGCTGCTTATCTGTTAGATGAAAACCCAGAATTGAATGTTCTTGGAGTGGATCTTCCATTAGATCATGATAAAGAAATGCCAGAAACATCACCAGAGGAAAGTGGACAATATTCTGATTCTTCAACCAATTCCTCCAACAAACCACCTACATAA